AACATAGGGAATTTAGAATGTAAAATAAGAGATAGGGTAGTTCTCAGAGTATTTGGCCAATTTTCATAGGGTCCCAGAGGTGTTTCAGACCAATCCTTATTTAAAATAAGTTCACCCATTTCACCTGTAGAATGAAATATTTTTTCCAACGCTGATGATTTATGCGTGTCGATTTTTTGCATTAATGATTTTATAGGTATAAGTTTTATAAATTTATAATAAAAAATGCAAGCGTTGTACCGGCAATTCCTTGCCGCTGTTATCAATGCAATCCTTAAATCGTTAAATTTTGTTGAAAGGGTAAAATTATTTTTTCAAAAAATATACCAGAATCTCTACAATATCATAATCTCAGGGGAAAAGAGTGTAATAAATTCCACAATATAATATTTTAAAATTAAAGTGGAAAAAATTCCACATATTTTGGAATAAAATACACATGTTTCACACGTTGATCTGGATTAGATTCCCCAATTTGAGTGATTTTAATCAGGCATTTGATTTGAATCCAGCAACATTCCTGTCGAATATGGAAAAACTGGAGACTATTGATCTACCTGACCACAAACTTGCGGTAATTAATACCGACTTGATCAAAAATGCAAGATCAGTTGACCTGATTTATGTAAGTGATTCGCAGGAGGGCATTTTGCGCAAGCGAAGGGGCGCAGGATTTTATTATGTTTTTAGGGACAAAACACTTAAAGATAAATTGGTTTTGGAGCGAATAAAATCTTTGGTGATTCCACCGGCATGGGAAAAAGTTTGGATATGTTCAAAGGAGAATGGACATCTTCAGGTTACGGGTTTAGACAATAAAAAAAGAAAACAATATAAATATCATCCATTATGGAATTCTGTCCGCAACCAAACTAAATTCTACCGTTTAAAGGAGTTTGGAAAAGTTCTGCCGATAATTCGTTTACAGTTGGAAAAAGATCTCTCTTTACCGGGTATGCCGGTTGAAAAAGTTTTGGCAACCATAGTTAGTTTAATGGAAAGAACGCATATCAGAATAGGAAATAATATGTATGAAAAATTGTATGGTTCCTTCGGACTTACCACATTAAAAGATAATCATGTTAAAATATCAGGTCAGGAATTGCGTTTTATTTTTAAAGGGAAAAAGGGAGTGGAGCATGATATTCATATAAAAAATAAAAAGTTATCGCGCATTGTTCAAAAATGTAAGGATATTCCGGGGAAAGAACTTTTTCAATATGTTGATGAATCCGGCACCAGAAAAACTGTTGACTCA
The genomic region above belongs to Bacteroidota bacterium and contains:
- a CDS encoding DNA topoisomerase IB: MEKLETIDLPDHKLAVINTDLIKNARSVDLIYVSDSQEGILRKRRGAGFYYVFRDKTLKDKLVLERIKSLVIPPAWEKVWICSKENGHLQVTGLDNKKRKQYKYHPLWNSVRNQTKFYRLKEFGKVLPIIRLQLEKDLSLPGMPVEKVLATIVSLMERTHIRIGNNMYEKLYGSFGLTTLKDNHVKISGQELRFIFKGKKGVEHDIHIKNKKLSRIVQKCKDIPGKELFQYVDESGTRKTVDSGMVNHYIKTICGQDFTAKDFRTWAGTLEALLAFKEIGFFNTVTESKKNITQALEMVSKQLGNTKNVCKTYYVHPVVLTLYENGTLKKYIKELDAIEVDDDKAGLTSAELVLMKILTGGKRTLR